From Plasmodium cynomolgi strain B DNA, chromosome 9, whole genome shotgun sequence:
ACTATTTTAACACTACAGCGCAGTTCGCGGGTGTGAACAGAACACAGGAAAGTGCTACTCCTGAGAGTCCCACCCtagaaagtaaaaaatcatccccaaaaggggaacatgTTAAAAGTAATACCGTAATGATGGATAGCAATAAACATTTGTCTTGTGTTAGTAAGAAAATTAACTTTAGTGAGGGACGAGACGGAGATATCGTCCATTTTGACGAAAATGGGAATGGATTAATGAGGacagaaaagagaaaaaataattttaatgtaCCAAGTGAAGGTACCTACTCGAGAGAAACACCACAAGGGAGATCCAATATGTgttgtgataaaaaagagaCGTTAGACATTTTTGCGAACGTTCATGGAACTGTATTGCATAAGGAAGaggcgaaggaaaaaataagtgaagCGGCCCGGGGAgatgacaaaataaagaaggtATATTTAGGCACCCGAAATGGTGACCTTCATATTAGTAGCATTAAACGATGCAGCATGACCAAGACAGGGATTGCAGACAGAAGTAGGGGCACTCCGATGCTGCAATGGAATAAAGCATGTTGCCCTGATGTAGGCACTGCTGCTGGGCAGGGTGCGGCGCAGGGATGTAGTTCCAAGCAGGAGGAAGACGAAATTGCGTTCAAGGTTGACGATTATGGCAACATTAACGATGTCAACAAGGATGACAGTAATGATGgcaaaaatgataacaatAATGGTGGCAAATATGATGACAATAATGATGACAATAATGATGACAATAATGATggcaaaaatgatgataataATGGTGACGATAACGAATGGGGGGGTcatctaaaaaatgaagggaaaAGAGAAGGATCAGCAGGAGGCTACGTTCAGGGAAGCGTACACAATAGGCAGTCGCGTGCGAGTCTTTGCAAACgttgggaagaagcaaaccacgtagggggggaaaaaacccATTTGGACACGCCCAATGAGCAGAATTGCGAAGTTAGTTGGTGGTCCCCATCCAACCCGAGTTTTATCTTAGGAGGTGCGAAGGGCAGCAGCAAGATGGTCAAAAGTGACAGTCGGGAAAACTACCATTTGTGTGAAGTGGTGACCCCAGAAAATCCCGCAGATGGGAATGCTTACCAAAGTACCAATGCAGGAAATACACAATggagtaaagaaaaaaggggaaaacacattttgaataaaaatataaacgaattaaaaaacgGCGTGATGAAGAAGTACAGCATGGAAAACTTAACCGACTCGTACATTTATCacttaaataatttgaataaaaatgccAAGATGAGAAGCGAGAAGgggaagttaaaaatgaatacacgCTGTTCCAGCGTTCTGGAGAGGAATGTTCCATGTGTGAGTAGCCCTGAAAGGGATGATATGAATAAGGGGTGTGTAGGGGGTGAAAATGAAAGGGGCAAGGgtaccaaaaaggaagaggaagtgAATTACATGAGGGACGATAAAACTGGAGAAACACAACGCACTAATTCAGTCTcgtcaaatgggaaaattaaCAACTCTATTTGTAACGATTTGTCTACCAAAAACACGAATAATAGCAATAATGGAGGACACTGCGAGGTGCACTTAAAGGACAGTTCCCATTCTGAATATATGAACTTACTTGGTAGGGGAAATCAAACGGATAGTCATTTCCATGTGGGGGAAGCGCTCAGTAACTCTTcgcaaaaggaggaaatggaaaggaaCGATTTTGTGGCACATTTTAGAGGAAGTAACCTACAGGAGGACCCTGTTAATGGTGGCGCTGAAAGGAGAGTCGATGGGGTCCGATCAAACGATGGGGTCGGTGACTCGGAGGGGGCATTCGATAAGGGTGAATCGGATGGGGCGTTCGATAAGGGCGAATCGGATGGGGCGTTCGATAAGGGTGTGAATGGAAGCAACGATGGGGGAAGCAGTCGGAGCAGCGGAGTAAGTGGTATGAGTGGTGTGAGCGGCATGGTCGATATGAGCGACATGAGCTGCCTGAACGGTTGCAGCCGCGAACCGAGCGACGAAGGAGAGAGAGTGACGCGAGCGCGGAAAGTAGCCCTACCGTGGAACAAGGACGACATAGTTAAAGTCAACTACAGAAGTAGGAGcatgaaggggaaaagtaATATCACCATAAACACCAAGTTGGCCAGGTACGAAAGGGTGCTCATCCACACGTGCATTAGCAAActgaattggaaaaaatgcattgaCAATGCGAATAAAGGAATCTTCTACTGGATAGGATATAACATAACCGATTTTGATCATTACAattatatgaagaagaaaaaaattataaatagaaTCCCAtccatgtatatgtatacaaagaaaaaggccTTAACATTTTTACTGTCCCACTTGTCCCTGATTTTCCCGTCCCTATATGACTTCTACCCAAACACATTTGTATTGccggaaaataaaaatattataaagtaCATTCTGAACAGTAATAATAAAGATTACTACATTATGAAGCCAGATTGTGGAAGCATGGGAATCGGAGTCAAAgtaatacataaatatagcgacattaacataaatattttgaatggGTACAACTGCTACATTATTCAAAAGTATATAGACAACCCCCTGTTGATGTATAAGAAGAAATTTGACTTTCGTATTTACATCTTATTACTTCCAGGGAAACATTACCCTAAAATATACTTGTCCAAAATTGGCTTTGCTAGATTGTGCACagaggaatataaaaaaaaaaagagatacaTTTACAACACCTTTATACATTTAACTAACTATAGCATTAATAAAGACAAtgagaaatatattaaaaaaaaaaatatccatgataagaataataataagCAACTACTGAgtgatgtttttatttacctgAAGAATAATGGATACGATATTGATGATATATGGAAAcagataaagaaaattactTGTCTAACCTCTTTGGCAATTTATTCCTACATTAAGGAAAAGATAaagtacaattttaataacaatttttatttttatcagcTAATTGGGTTGGACATCCTGCTGGATGATACGGGCAAAGCATGGTTGCTGGAGGTTAACTCCAACCCGTCCCTCCGTATTGACTACATTGATCCAAGCTACACTAACTTTGAAATACAGTTGGAGAGCATGTTCGACAGGTACGTCAAGGAGCCCGTGATAAGCGAAATGTTTTTAATTGTGTATCggaaaatttataaaaagtatttatGGAGAAGGGGCAAGAAGGGCACACCCCCAGGCGTTAATACTGGGGAAGACCAAACAGGGAAAGCGggaaaggcagaaaaagcgggaaaggcagaaaaagcgggaaaggcagaaaaagtGTGTAAAGCCGGCAGAACTGACAGAATAGGCAGAGTGAAGGTTCAAAGCGGGTTCACGCACGATACGTTTGTCCCCGTAAATATCAGGAATGTCAAAAGTTGGGgggcgcacaaaaaaaaaatgggcgagaaaatgagcaaaaaaatgggcgagaaaatgggcaaaaaaatgggcgagaaaattggcaaaaaaatggacgaaaaaatggacaaaaaaatggacgaaaAAGTGGGCGAAAAAGTGGGCgataaaatgggagaaaaaggcGAACCTAGTAGCACGTATTTACCAAAGGAAAATCTCAAATATGACATACCCTgcaataacaaaattgacaaaaaaaatggcttcaCTCGGAATAGCGGTGTAGGTAAAGTGCTTTCAAGTGGTCGCAAAATTTACCCCCAAAAGGGGTGCACAGATCAGTTATCGTGTAATGACCAGTGTGAGTCAATAAGCAAGTGTAAATTGAGTAGcacgcaaaaggggaagctgGGGAGTAATGCGCAAGTGATGAACAGGgtgataaaaagaaagggaaaaacgaaaaatgatttattcttgaaaaaggaaaatatgagCATCGTCGACACGTGCGTTGATGAAAATGATATCGGCAGTTTCAGTTTGTCCAACGAAATGGACAACGAGGctgaggggggaagaagccaacTGGAAAGCAGCAATAATAAGGGGGTCCAGGACGGATACTCAACGAGGGTGACGAACCGAGGCGGTGTGGAAACTCCAGCAAACGAGGGAATCACATCGAACGAAACGAGCGAAGAAATCGGACATAGCGGCAGGTATTCCAGCCGACCATCCATTAGCACCACCGGTTATCTAAACGGCATAATGCAGAAAACACCTGGTGATGATGCCCATGGGGGAGACCATCCGCGGAGACAGCcaacaaatgtgaaaagaaaGTATGCAAGTCAGCAGGAGGTCAATTACGACGAAGGAGAGGGCTCCTTTTCGAACGACGAAAGATTGTATACGAGCTCAGATATGGACTATGAAGATAGCCAAGTGCAGAATGGGGGATACGGAAAATCGAATGCTGtggggggcacaaaaaagagaagtaGCAGCACGTACGCATACGACTGTTATAGTAGCGGTGGCAACAGTGATGGCAGTGTGAAATATGTGGACAGAAACTTTGTTAACCAGttaggggaaaaacaaaatggcgtCTTAAGCGCGAAATGTAATAAAGAGGAACGATTGCGGTACCCCAgcagaggggaaaaagacccacatgaaaaagaaatgaacaaaatgtgcaGTTATGAAGAATTACTAAAAAGGGATAACAAACTAATCGAGAACAACATTCTAAATAAGGAGACATACGTACAGATCGATAATCAAGAAGATATCCAGTTTGATAGATTCCTAAACGATGACGTGGAAACGTACAAATCACTCTCAAGAAATATTAGTGACATTGtgtataaaaagaaaatcgaaaattttattatgattaGGAGTAacttatataaatacatgaACTGCTTAAATGTCCTGGGAATTCGCTACATAAACAATAATGACATaaacaattttgaagaacTGTACAATAAAAACATTTCGTTCGACTTGAAAAAGACCTACACAAAAATCAGGAAAGATATTTTACATCccctaaaaaataatgtactaGAAAAgaacatatacataaatttaaaaaaagaaacgagtaaatattataacgaaatgaaaatatacaatGATTGTTATTTTCTCTTCGATTTTgtgctaaaaaaatatgacaagaatttgaagaagaataatAAGAAGGTCGAATATTACATTGACAAAAATACCTTCCTTTGCATGTGTGcagatgtaaaaataaataaaataattgaaaatGTAGATATCCCCACGAGCAGTTACAATAATTTGTTTGAGGTAAATAAAAGCACGCACGAAAATCAAATGTTTCAAATCGTTAAGGAGGtcttgaaaaataaaaattgtgagaaCAAGGGGAATTCTGGAATGCACAGGAAAAGACACGTCAGTGATGAGAACTGCTCGAACAACTCCAGCTTGGGGGACCCCACTGATTTGTCAAACGAAATTTTGTCGGAGGAACGCATTTACAAGCGCAGGGgtagagggggggaagatgctgcaaatttttcttccctccgaGGGGGCAATGGTGGAAATGGTGGCAATACCGACAATGAATGCACCATTCGCAGTGACAACCGCTGTAAGGAACAGCCCGTAAACGGCTCGTATTATGCCTCCATCTTCTGCCCCTTTTCCCTAGTCCCAACGTCAAACAATTTGGTGAATTTCAACACCATAGGAATTGGCAGCACCAAGTACAAGAgcaagaggaggaaaaaaatgaacatatacGACTTGgagtatttatttatgaggCAAGTGTTCTTCAGCAAGTACATTAACAAAAACCAAGGCTTAACAGTTAtcgacttttttttactaatgCAACAGATAGCCCTTTTGATATTCCCCTTCATTAGCTACGTTAGTGCGTACAACGTTTCGTACCCCTATAATGGTGCCCTGTTTGACGAACTGAACAATCaaggaaataatttgttcGCTAGTGGAGGTCCAGACACTGGCATGGGAggtatgaaaaaatacgttaagagtaaaaagaaaggagaaaaggataaatataataacgcTTACTtaaagagggaaaataaGGATTGTAACGGTTGTAACGATGTGGTCAATTCGGCAAAAAAAGACGTCAACAGTTTTCTTCAGAAGGGAGGAGAAGTACTATATGATCATTTGCATTCCGAATTGAGTAGAACAAATTGTACCAGGAATGGTATTCACCaagtggaggagaaaaaaaaaaataattatttatggcataaaaatgtttgcaGCAATGTTTACAATTTGTATGAGTACATTCAAATAGGCGTTAATCCCactgttaaaaatatttgtttggaaacttttttaaattttatttttaacaagtaCGGAATAATACAGTTTTCGTAATGCCTaaggggggtgggggatCTGTAAGCATGAAGAAATGGTGTCCTACATTTAGGAGATATTAACCATTTAAGTGTCATACGTTGTCTtaatcatctttttttttttttttgggggtggGGAAGAGCCCCACCCCACTGtaaagttttatttttccaaaattttgtaaatatattttttctccttttatgaAACCATATTTGTTGCAACCGCATCGTTATGTTGTCATCATCTGGTTGTGCAGCCTTTGCGCAGCTCGTCTTTTTTTGTCGAATCCACGCAACCATGGTCTAAATTTTtacgttaatttttttgtgctcccgatttattccttttttttttttttttcctttatattCCCAGTTAtgattattaatttttttttttttcgtaccatattatccttttcgtttttaattgtatttttatttttgttgtcATGTTTGTAGTTTTTATGCACGCCCCTTAGAAAAGTACACTTATgctgatcttttttttaaaaaaattgtgaaggagaaaaaaaaggaattctACCTTTGTAAAATTCAAATtgtatgaaatttttaacaaattttttttacccacccGTACGCCTATTTCTTTATCCCTTTTATGTTCCGCTTCATATGACAAAGGTGCATGTGCCGTTATTTTAGTACGTTTTTGCAacaaattcatttttaccttAAGGGGAAAGTGATAAGCCTAAATCTGCCAGTTtgtggaagaaaaattgaaattgtTTACTTGCTAGGGATGCCATTCTGTGATTATGTCATTTGGATGATGGCACATGTGAGTATGCTTACTGGTGAATGCTCATTTGTGTGAATCTCTTCTCTGTgcacgtttttaaaattagatTCGGTAAAATTTCATAAAGTTTTAAAGGGTGAAGGGCAGAATGTTTCCAAAGTGTGTAATGGGCACAACTTACAAATAAGGCAAGaaaaaacgttaaaaaaaaaaaaaggaatgaaattctatcatataaaaaagagaaatggAATATGTGTTTACACTTTTGGGCGTGAAGAATGGCATCAAAttggcttaaaaaaaaaaaaatttgcaactaGCATGTTTGTGGGACCAAATAGGAAAAGTGCTGTACTTTGCGATTTTGTCAATctgggaggaagaaaaagtgtATGCGTCACATTTGTTCAGTATTTCAATCGCTTATCCGATAAGGAGCTTTTGAGCCCTTTTACGcccttttgttttattttccactttgcGAGCACACACTTTTTGGATGAAATTCAAGTTCCACTTGTGTAAAATTATCCAGGAACGCCACACCTGAGAGACGACTTatggaagggaaaaagttctaaaaaaaaaatagagcaAAATACGTATGCCGCACTTGAGGGACGTAAACTCCATGCACTAAATTTCTCCGCCacacctttttaattatttaaaaaacgaaaacgcaCATGTTATGTATTTTTGAGATTGTTCGGTAGGGCAttatttgttccattttttccccatgaTTATTCTGAGTAGGGGAattcgccaaaaaaaagaaaaaaaagtaaaaaaaaagaaaataaataaaaaaacaaaaaaaagaaaacacacGTACACGTACATTAACGGGTATTGTGTACACACGATTATAACATTGTGAAATGGTTTGTTAATTTTCCTGCCCCCATACTGCAAAATAacaaggcaaaaaaaaaaaaaaaaatgttgtgcGATGCGTTAAGAATActttaagaaaataaaatgataatatgCACAGAAGAATAGCTCCACGATTTTATTTCTGTGAGAAGTAAATAGTaaccctttctttttttcttttttttttgcaacaccCAGTTGGTATGATACTCCATTTTACAACTCTGGatacatgtacgtatgcacatgcgtGAGCATATATAATGTGCGGAAGGGGATGCTACTTACTCGAACAGCATTTTAAATGAAGTTGAAAGCATAAtacaactttaaaaaaaaaaaaaaaattctttaaaatataagcTGTGTAACGGCGAAGATTCGTATAACATGAATCTGGAAAGTAGCCACAAAAATTTAACGCACACGCAAAACAGAGCAAACGCAAAGAGTTCCTGCAAAGGTATGAATCAACATGTACTGAAAGATGATTGCACAaatgagataaaaaaaaaggaaatacgAAATGAGCAAGTGGGAAATGTCAACaagaatgagaaaaattgcaatatCAAAAATACAGACATACCCTTTGCGGAAGGCGAGGgggataaaaatgtagaagagaaaaagataCCCTTAGATTTACACGAGATTGACAAATTGGCATctgaaagtaaaaaaggaataccgTTTTGCATGGGGACGAAGGATGACACCAGTTGTTCTAGCTACTTCGAGGGGTATCCACACGAAAACTACAAGGAGGATAGTGACTCAATGGAGGGTGCAGAGGCATGCGAAACGGAGAGGTGCACTAATGATAGTGCAGCGGATGGGGGTGCCAGTTATGACTGGAGTGAAAGAAGGAAAGCGGGGCAGGATAACTTCTTAAGGGGGGAGGCGGAAAAGGTGGAGGAAATGACCGAGAAAGAGACCGCGAAAAGTGAGGTGGAACAAAACAAGGTTGTCCCACCAACTGGGTTGGAAAAGCATGACCATGGCACAAATGAAACTGGAGGGGAATCCAAAGCGAATGCGCTCAAAGAGAGtacgaaaaaatgcagttcCAGAAAAAGCCtaaagaaggggaaagatACGAATACCCCCTCGATTAAGAATGACAGAAGCTtaatgaagcaaaaatgcaGCGAAATTAAGGcaagcgagaaaaaaataaatgaggaTAATGTAGAATTAAAGTATGAACATAATAGCTCGAAGGGAATCCAGACAGGTGGTGGGGGGAAGCCGTGTAATGAGAAGGATGAGGGTGTATCAAATGGAAAGGCGGTCGATGAAATactaaaaggtgaaaaaaaggaacaccaAATGGAGAGCTCAACATATGATAaaagaaatgttaaaaagagCAAGAGGAAATATTCTGAAGAAAATGCTAACGGTAAAGACGACATAGGTTTTCACGAAAAGGGGAAcgcgaggaaaaaaaaaaaaaactcgcaCATGGAGGATGGGGAAGACGTCACGAGGGAAA
This genomic window contains:
- a CDS encoding tubulin-tyrosine ligase (putative); its protein translation is MNTFSKLFSNAYNIAHNNEENEWKKGNVSKVGATHTLLKSAPNQYRQWNNVNFSTKKNVDIGEVVITNLKKEESVLLPHRAHKLGGFSNGCVSRQVGKQSSSFSVQAKSNSFSRNAKDVNNSEYSLYNPHNLFNAYRLKNPYYHLQNALLKYESNYPDYAVQKGVSNSTAQNGKIILKQKWCPPKDYVPQVDININDNYEQRKGAYFNHNDNEYSDKDSNLILRSKAYPNWGVQNNLKNYVNLPPLELSTKNEALRSDNFYGNAKIGRSLSHMNRNENEKKNHVIEMGIKNVTHEGISSKTMGIPLRGLLSNAKLGQPPDGISSKISRNGNHVTSEMLTNPGGPLHRNVHPMTHLTSNGSGAPLNENEYWKNPNENFLNRTYSLKSMSHKSVSNSKRMENQFNPSVLISNEQRMGEKSISKATPREKVVHEVHLQRTGGENRYVMQSANGSKHTEAELKANVNLCELRNGPVLNVQQNRFTNRFDDPLAVQRSNLLICSAKNGKSYSASYEAKNRGGSNHTALKYVQPEPVHRSNAQMDGKNEGHNFTLRKNLNQSSCNFVSPIEYYTTQEDEGRKEHSSIAQNVIQKFRNEDLQKYYALKGKISQNWNHNGSGCTNDINGVRNGSICNGGSNHVMLSKGVNRIRHGYIHPPSPAHVNNSSEGTVSKNVKRINTDGSVNVVSGNCVKKMAAEIDNRNHHGNYNGGEKNDKQCNNNVIAHVPSGGVSYWGGAARGSEKESTSEMAINETCKSRTVEKIYPQSGYYLSNSNDYSGKDDDKTSAYGTRNGNTANYFNTTAQFAGVNRTQESATPESPTLESKKSSPKGEHVKSNTVMMDSNKHLSCVSKKINFSEGRDGDIVHFDENGNGLMRTEKRKNNFNVPSEGTYSRETPQGRSNMCCDKKETLDIFANVHGTVLHKEEAKEKISEAARGDDKIKKVYLGTRNGDLHISSIKRCSMTKTGIADRSRGTPMLQWNKACCPDVGTAAGQGAAQGCSSKQEEDEIAFKVDDYGNINDVNKDDSNDGKNDNNNGGKYDDNNDDNNDDNNDGKNDDNNGDDNEWGGHLKNEGKREGSAGGYVQGSVHNRQSRASLCKRWEEANHVGGEKTHLDTPNEQNCEVSWWSPSNPSFILGGAKGSSKMVKSDSRENYHLCEVVTPENPADGNAYQSTNAGNTQWSKEKRGKHILNKNINELKNGVMKKYSMENLTDSYIYHLNNLNKNAKMRSEKGKLKMNTRCSSVLERNVPCVSSPERDDMNKGCVGGENERGKGTKKEEEVNYMRDDKTGETQRTNSVSSNGKINNSICNDLSTKNTNNSNNGGHCEVHLKDSSHSEYMNLLGRGNQTDSHFHVGEALSNSSQKEEMERNDFVAHFRGSNLQEDPVNGGAERRVDGVRSNDGVGDSEGAFDKGESDGAFDKGESDGAFDKGVNGSNDGGSSRSSGVSGMSGVSGMVDMSDMSCLNGCSREPSDEGERVTRARKVALPWNKDDIVKVNYRSRSMKGKSNITINTKLARYERVLIHTCISKLNWKKCIDNANKGIFYWIGYNITDFDHYNYMKKKKIINRIPSMYMYTKKKALTFLLSHLSLIFPSLYDFYPNTFVLPENKNIIKYILNSNNKDYYIMKPDCGSMGIGVKVIHKYSDININILNGYNCYIIQKYIDNPLLMYKKKFDFRIYILLLPGKHYPKIYLSKIGFARLCTEEYKKKKRYIYNTFIHLTNYSINKDNEKYIKKKNIHDKNNNKQLLSDVFIYLKNNGYDIDDIWKQIKKITCLTSLAIYSYIKEKIKYNFNNNFYFYQLIGLDILLDDTGKAWLLEVNSNPSLRIDYIDPSYTNFEIQLESMFDRYVKEPVISEMFLIVYRKIYKKYLWRRGKKGTPPGVNTGEDQTGKAGKAEKAGKAEKAGKAEKVCKAGRTDRIGRVKVQSGFTHDTFVPVNIRNVKSWGAHKKKMGEKMSKKMGEKMGKKMGEKIGKKMDEKMDKKMDEKVGEKVGDKMGEKGEPSSTYLPKENLKYDIPCNNKIDKKNGFTRNSGVGKVLSSGRKIYPQKGCTDQLSCNDQCESISKCKLSSTQKGKLGSNAQVMNRVIKRKGKTKNDLFLKKENMSIVDTCVDENDIGSFSLSNEMDNEAEGGRSQLESSNNKGVQDGYSTRVTNRGGVETPANEGITSNETSEEIGHSGRYSSRPSISTTGYLNGIMQKTPGDDAHGGDHPRRQPTNVKRKYASQQEVNYDEGEGSFSNDERLYTSSDMDYEDSQVQNGGYGKSNAVGGTKKRSSSTYAYDCYSSGGNSDGSVKYVDRNFVNQLGEKQNGVLSAKCNKEERLRYPSRGEKDPHEKEMNKMCSYEELLKRDNKLIENNILNKETYVQIDNQEDIQFDRFLNDDVETYKSLSRNISDIVYKKKIENFIMIRSNLYKYMNCLNVLGIRYINNNDINNFEELYNKNISFDLKKTYTKIRKDILHPLKNNVLEKNIYINLKKETSKYYNEMKIYNDCYFLFDFVLKKYDKNLKKNNKKVEYYIDKNTFLCMCADVKINKIIENVDIPTSSYNNLFEVNKSTHENQMFQIVKEVLKNKNCENKGNSGMHRKRHVSDENCSNNSSLGDPTDLSNEILSEERIYKRRGRGGEDAANFSSLRGGNGGNGGNTDNECTIRSDNRCKEQPVNGSYYASIFCPFSLVPTSNNLVNFNTIGIGSTKYKSKRRKKMNIYDLEYLFMRQVFFSKYINKNQGLTVIDFFLLMQQIALLIFPFISYVSAYNVSYPYNGALFDELNNQGNNLFASGGPDTGMGGMKKYVKSKKKGEKDKYNNAYLKRENKDCNGCNDVVNSAKKDVNSFLQKGGEVLYDHLHSELSRTNCTRNGIHQVEEKKKNNYLWHKNVCSNVYNLYEYIQIGVNPTVKNICLETFLNFIFNKYGIIQFS